Proteins from a genomic interval of Treponema brennaborense DSM 12168:
- a CDS encoding sialic acid TRAP transporter substrate-binding protein SiaP, whose amino-acid sequence MKKILAIASALCAAGILFAAGGKEAGTEKTVTLKLGFQANTSSKEYEAAQKFAEEAKALSGGTVNVQIFAGGQLGDDRSMLEQVAAGALDLVYAETGRFGLWIEEAEIFSYPFAFNDFAHLERTLASDYGKSLHAKFLEKGWRILATGYNGTRQTTSNRPINSIADMKGMKLRVPNAAANLNFAKYAGAAPTPMAFAEVYLALKTNAVDGQENPLSTIDVQKFYEVQKYCALTGHILNDNNIVMSEIIYKKLSDHQKEAVTEAAKRAAAYQTELFTADESRLIEVFKANGMTVTAPDKAPFRAACQPMYDEYTAKYGSAAVNAINASR is encoded by the coding sequence ATGAAAAAAATACTCGCAATCGCTTCCGCACTATGCGCGGCGGGAATACTGTTCGCCGCCGGCGGAAAAGAAGCCGGAACGGAAAAAACAGTAACGCTGAAACTCGGTTTTCAGGCCAACACATCCTCAAAAGAATACGAGGCCGCCCAAAAATTCGCCGAAGAAGCGAAGGCTCTTTCCGGCGGGACCGTCAACGTTCAAATCTTTGCCGGCGGACAATTGGGCGACGACCGGTCCATGCTCGAACAGGTCGCCGCGGGCGCGCTCGACTTGGTATACGCGGAAACGGGCCGATTCGGCTTGTGGATTGAAGAAGCCGAGATTTTCAGCTATCCGTTTGCGTTCAACGACTTTGCTCATCTGGAGCGGACGCTCGCTTCGGACTACGGAAAATCGCTTCATGCGAAATTTCTTGAAAAAGGCTGGCGTATCCTCGCCACCGGATACAACGGTACGCGCCAAACCACGTCCAACCGGCCCATCAATTCGATTGCCGATATGAAAGGCATGAAACTGCGCGTTCCGAACGCGGCGGCCAACCTGAACTTTGCCAAATACGCAGGCGCGGCTCCCACGCCGATGGCGTTTGCCGAAGTATACCTCGCGCTCAAAACGAACGCCGTCGACGGTCAGGAAAATCCGCTTTCAACCATTGACGTGCAGAAATTTTACGAAGTTCAAAAATATTGCGCGCTTACCGGCCATATTCTGAACGACAACAACATCGTGATGAGCGAAATCATTTACAAAAAACTGAGCGACCATCAAAAAGAAGCCGTTACGGAAGCGGCAAAACGGGCGGCCGCGTATCAGACCGAATTATTCACGGCGGACGAAAGCCGTCTGATCGAAGTATTTAAAGCGAACGGCATGACCGTCACCGCACCCGATAAAGCGCCGTTCCGCGCAGCCTGCCAACCGATGTACGACGAATACACGGCCAAATACGGCAGTGCGGCCGTAAACGCAATCAACGCGTCCAGATAG
- a CDS encoding lactate utilization protein: protein MAEMSPALRKLYDLSGPLVVQALRKRHFDAYYCNTAQDARRIVPDLIPRSHSVSWGGSETIRTLGIPALLKENGYTLIDRDSAASPEERAALMRQGFSCGTFLMSSNAVTEDGQLFNIDGTGNRLAALLFGPESVVVIAGMNKVVKTLDDAVSRVRNYASPLNMQRFSGLKTPCAKTGQCADCVSTDCICAYMVTTRISRPAGKIKVVLVGEPLGF from the coding sequence ATGGCTGAAATGAGTCCCGCTCTGCGGAAACTGTATGATTTATCGGGGCCGTTGGTGGTGCAAGCGCTCCGGAAGCGGCATTTCGACGCATATTACTGCAATACGGCGCAGGATGCGCGCCGAATCGTGCCGGATCTGATACCCCGGTCTCATTCCGTTTCGTGGGGTGGTTCGGAAACGATCAGAACGCTGGGGATTCCCGCTCTGCTGAAGGAAAACGGCTACACGCTCATTGACCGTGACAGTGCGGCTTCTCCGGAAGAACGGGCGGCGCTGATGCGGCAGGGTTTTTCCTGCGGAACTTTTCTGATGAGCAGCAACGCCGTTACGGAAGACGGGCAGCTTTTCAATATCGACGGTACGGGAAACCGGCTCGCGGCGCTGCTGTTCGGTCCCGAAAGCGTCGTCGTGATTGCGGGTATGAACAAAGTGGTCAAGACGCTCGACGACGCGGTGAGTCGGGTGCGTAATTACGCGTCGCCGCTCAATATGCAGCGGTTTTCCGGACTGAAAACGCCGTGCGCAAAAACGGGACAGTGCGCCGACTGCGTGTCGACGGACTGCATCTGCGCATATATGGTTACGACGCGGATCAGCCGTCCGGCGGGAAAGATAAAAGTCGTTCTGGTGGGCGAGCCGCTCGGTTTTTGA